ACTTAAAGATATTTGCATCTATTCGGGTGACATTGTAGTCATTGATAAAAGCCTTACTGCTGTACACCGGGATTTAGTAGTATGCGCTATTGATGGTGAATTCAACGCTAAGATTTTACATATAGACCCTTTGCAGGGCATACGGTTGTTATCGGCTAATTCTGAGTTTGCACCAATTGAGATAAAGGAGTTAACGGATTTTAGGGTATGGGGTGTTATCACTTTTGTGATTCAGGATATAAAGAACCGGAGCAATGATTGGCATTATTGATTGTAATAATTTTTATGCTTCGTGTGAGCGTAATTTTATGCCCTCATTGAACGGTGTACCTGTAGTTGTATTTTCCAACAACGATGGTGCTATTATAGCCCGGAGCGAGGAAGCCAAAGAGTTAGGTATTGATATGGCAGTACCCATATTTGAGGTTAAGAAGTTGATGAAGGTTTATAACATCAAAGGGTTCAGCAGTAACTATACCTTATATGGCGATATGTCCAAGCGCATAAAATACATCATAAGGAAGTTTTTTTCAGAGGTTGAGGATTATAGCATCGATGAATCTTTTGTTAGCTGTAAGGGCTTTGAATACCGTGATTTGTTTAGTTATGTTAAGGATGCAAGAGATAAAATATCTCACTGGTCAGGCGTGCCCGTAACTATAGGCGTAGCACCTACTAAAACTCTTTCAAAGCTTGCTAATCGTATTGCAAAAAAGAAATTTCGGGCTATTGGCGTGTATATAATTGATAGTGAAGAAAAGCGCATTGATGCTCTTCACACCACTGATATAAAAGATTTGTGGGGTGTAGGCAGACGAATAACAGTAAGGCTAAATAAGTTTAATATTTATACAGCTTATGACTTGTCAAAAGTTGACACTGATTGGGCTAAGAAAAACTTTAGCGTAGTGTTGCAGCGTACCGTTTATGAGTTACAAGGTATAAGCTGCATACCGTTAGAACTGGTTGAACCAGCTAAACAAAATATTGCCTCTCAAAAAAGCTTTGGGATTTTTCAAACTGAATTTGAGCCTATGGCAGAAGCATTAGCTAATTATACAGCAAGGGTAGCAGAAAAGTTGAGAAGGCAAGGCTTTGTTGCCGGGGGCATTACTGTATGGTTAGGCACCAATAACTTTTCAAAAACAGATAAGCAATATTTCCCTGAAATAAGCACCGTTTGCGATGTGCCAACAGATTACACACCTTACCTAATTAAACGTGCTGTAGAGGGCTTAAAAGTGATTTACAGAAAAGGTTATCTGTATAAGAGGGTAGGCGTAATGCTTACTGATTTAAGAAACAATTATGATGGTACTCAAAATCTATTTCATTCAAATAGCCGTGATAAAGAAATCGAAATTATCAGGAGAATGGACAGAATAAACCGCTTGAATGGTAGAGATACAATCAGGTCAGCGCAACAGGGATTTAATCACGAATGGAAAATGAGGCAAGAAACATTAACACCAAAATATACAACACGTTTATCAGACATAATCATTATCAAATAACTATATTTAAGACACTAAACTTTATTCAACATGGTTGACTATCTAAAGAGAGTTCTTGTCTACTTAAAGCAAGAATTACCAGTACGATACAAAGACTACGTAGAACTTGATGGTTGGGTAATCAAGTTTGTCATTCCGAATGACGTTCGGTTTGATGATGAATTTGCAGATATTGAAAGGGTTACCGAAACTTACGTAAGAGCTATAAGAGAGCGAAAAGCTGATTTAAACTTCACAGTTTGGCGACCAAATCAGTCAAGAGATTTTATTATATATAAATGAGTTTTATGAAACAAACGTTAGTTGGGCACATTCACAAAACAGGATTCTATCCACCGATAATAAATCATTTTTTATCTGTCGAAGAAAGTGCTGTTTATAATATTAGGCACGAATTACGTCATCCCGGTGCTATTTTCAACATTACCAGTAGCTATTTAATAAATAGTTTAAGCTCATTGATTGATACTTATACTGATGAAGAGTTGTATGATAATACTGATAAAGTAATTTTTGATAAAATCTTTGACAAGTTCCGATTAGTGATTTATGACTTGTTCAAATTCTATGATTCTTGTTTTGAGATAATGGCTTGTTTCTGTGATGCTCCTACTAAACCAATTAAATTTATTGATAGATGGTTGAAGAAAGAAGCTAAAGTACTGTTAGCAGAAGAATTCGAAGTTCAGTTGAAAGAAGATAAGTCGTTTATTTATTTAACGTACAACAAACTTAAACATACAAGTAACACCATCGCTTGGGCTAACTTAATAAGTGAACAGAAGAGATGTATTGGCTATTACTTAGAGGCGCAAACTGCTAAAAGTTTTGTAGGTTCAACGAATGATTCGGAGTTTCCAATTTCTTTGAACAGACAGATTCGTAACATATATTTTTTTCTTTTCAAGATTTCGGAAACATTATGTAATATTCTAAAGGTTCACACTGCGTCTAATAATATTCCTTTCGCATTCAACACAGGAGTAGCTGATGATACGACATGGTGTGACCTATATTACAAAGTTGAAAGTTTGGATAATATTTATTTACCATCAGAAACTGGTAAGTTGATTTATTTTCCATTTTTAGAAAATGAAGCGTTCTACTTCATTGAAGACGTTGTAGACCATTCTGTAAGTTCCAAAGAATTTTGGGAAAACGACACCGAATTTCGGCTTAATTTTGTTACGAGCGGTGATAATTACTCTAAAAAATTCAGTCATCCGCACATGGGTTTAATATAAACCCAGCAAATTAATTCCACTGATTAAAAGCTTTAAAAAATAAACTTCATAGTACAAAAAATAACCTTGAAATAGGTGCCAAAATAGGTGCCAAATGGAGCTTAAAAATTGAAAAATTTTCACTTGTACGTGATAATTCAATAAAGAAGTTTCTATATTGCATCACCGCTTTTGATATCTGCAAAAGCCCGTTTTTGATAGTGTTAAGGCTGTTTTTGCTTTGAAAGATGACACGCAAGGTGTCCATTTGAGAAGGGTTACGAAATAGCTAAAATCACTGAAAAAAGCCCCCCGGTTAAGATTTTACTAACCAGTAGTTCATGTGTAATAATTAAAGTCCAAAGGTGTCAAAAAGAGGTGATAATATAAAGGCCAACTATAAAACTTGAGTTTTTAATATTTACTAATTTTTACAATGATGAAAGCTTTGAATCCATTTTTTGTTCTCGGTACGGTTGGCGTTGTAATTACAGCCATTCTGCATGTTGTTGTTGCTTTAGTGCTTTCAATACCTACGGCTCATAAATCCATCTTCGTGTTATATCCCGTGTTTATTTCATTTCTCGCTATAGGAGCAGGACAAATAATAAAGGGAAGTAAGGCTGTTTCGGAGAGCTAATAATCACTCTCTCAATGCAATATCTTGAACATCAGCTCCCGCATCAACTCACCGGGAGGGAGGTTTGATTCTACGCCTTTGCTTTTCAGGTCGTATTCGCGCAGCAGGCCGATGATCTGCATGGTTTTGGCAAAGTTGTAGTTGCGGGCGGCTTGTTCGTAATCCTTTATAAAGTAGGGGTTCACACCCATTTCCTTAGCCAGATTTTGTGGCGTTTTGTCCTTTACATAATGGTACACCAGCACCTTGCTAAAGTAGTTGTTGAGGTTGCCAAAAAGCAGCACAATGGGGTTGGCCTTAGGGTTGGCCTCAAAGTAGTTGATGATCTGGTTGGTTTTCAGTACATCCTTTTTACCCAAAGCGGCCTGCAGCTCAAAAACATTGTACTCCTTGCTGATGCCAATGTTATGCTGGATGTGTTTCAGGGTAATTTCTTCGCCCTGCGGTACGTTCAGCATCAGCTTTTCCAGCTCGTTGGCAATTTTGGATAGATCGTTACCCAGGTAGTCGGCCAGCAAAGCGGTAGCCTGCTGACTGGCGCGATAGCCTTTCTCCTGCACAAAGGCCTCTATCCAACCGGGTATCTTATTGTCATACAAACTGGTCGATTCAAATACCAGCCCGTTCTTGTCAATGGCCTTATAAGTTTTTTTGCGCTTATCGAATTTGCCGTATTTGTGGCAAAACACCAATATGGTGCTGGGCAGCGGGTTTTCAAGGTAGGCCAGTATGGGGTTAATGTGCTTCTTATCATCGTCGTCCTTACCCCATTTCATCTCCTGCGCTTCTTTTACCAGTACCACCTGGTGGTCGGCCATCATAGGGTAACGCTTGGCGGCGTTAAGCACGGTCATGATGTCGGTATCCTTGCCGTACAGTACGGTTTGGTTAAAGCCGCGCTCGGCGGCGGGCAGGGCGTTATGTTCAATGTAATTGCTTATCAGGTCGATATAATAAGGCTCCTCGCCGTGCAGCAGGTATACAGGTTTAAACTTACGGTTTTTAAGGTCCTTTAGAATATCAGTAGCAGTCATAACTTAAGGTCAAAATTAAGCATTACAAACCGCAAAGGCACGGTATGCCATCGGCATTTTAAAATTACTTATAAACCTTTCGTACCTTGCGGCACTAAATTTTTTGTGTGTAACTGATATGAGTTTGCTGCAACCGCTGGCCCTTCCGCCATACCCTTTTAAAATTACCGAAGCTAACGGACAGCTTACCCTGTTTGATGAGTTGCGCAAGCGAACCATTATTATTACGCCTGAAGAATGGGTGCGCCAGCATTTTGTACAATACCTCATTAACCAAAAGCAATACCCTAAAGCTTTAATGCGATTGGAGGGCGGCCTTAAGCTGAACGGCATGAGCCGCCGTACCGATATTGTGGTATTTAACCGCCAGGGCGAACGTATTTTAATGGTGGAGTGTAAGGCCCCATCAGTAAATATTGACCAAAAGGTGTTTGACCAGATAGCCCGTTACAATATGGCGCATAAGGTGAGTTTGCTGGTTGTTACAAACGGTTTAAGCCACTATTATTGCCGTGTAGATCACAAGGCGGGTAGCTATCAGTTCATACACGATCTACCGGGATTTAATGAGCTTTAGCTGGCGAGGGCTGCCAGAGTCTGCATCTTTTCAAACAGATCCTCAGGCTTAAAGGGTTTTGATACGTAGTTGTTCATGCCCGATGCGTATACCTGCTCCTGTATATCAAACAGGGCCGAAGCTGTAAGGGCGATGATAGGGGTACCTGATTTTTTAGGGTCGGCAAGTTTGCGTATCTCCCGGGCAGCCTCAAAACCATCCATCACCGGCATTTGCAAATCCATCAGCACGATATCGAAATTACCATATTGTAGTTTTTGCACGGCCATGGCGCCGTTCTCGGCAATGGTTGGTACAATCTTCCATTTCGAGAGCAGTTTTTTCATCAGCATTACATTCACCATGTTATCCTCGGCAATTAACACCTGCAGGTGGCTCAGGTCGTTAGCGTCGGACGCGGGGCTGGTGCTTTCAACCGGCTCGGCAACTTCGGTCGATACATCAAACTGCATCTGGAAAGAGAATTCAGAACCTACGCCGGGTTTACTGTTTACATTTAACTGTAACCCCTGTAGCTCAAGTAAACGCTTTACAATGGCCAGGCCAAGCCCGGTGCCGCCGTACTGACGCGTAACGGTAACATTTTCCTGCGCGAAGGGCTCAAATATAGCTTCGAGATTATTTGGAGAGATGCCGATACCAGTATCTTTAACTGAAAATAGTACAGTGCTGGTATTGTGCCTGTCCTCAATGCAGGTAGCGCGCACCCATACGTTGCCCTGCTGGGTAAACTTAATAGCGTTGCTTACCAGGTTAAAAATGATCTGGGTGATACGGGTCGGGTCGCCAAAAAATACCTTATTGCGTAGGCGGCTGTCGATATCCAGCTTAAAAAGCAGGCCTTTTTCTTCAGCCTTTTGGGTAAAGCCGCCGCAAATATTATTAAGCAATTCGGGTAAATTGATGCGTATGTTTTCAAACGATACCTTGCCCGATTCTATCTTGTTAAAATCAAGCACATCATTTACGATTGATAGCAGATTTGACGCGGAGAATTTCAGGATGTCAAGATTCTCTTTCTGATCTGTCCGCGGCTGGTTCATGAGCAACAGGTTCGTCATGCCTATAACCGCGTTCAGCGGTGTGCGTATCTCGTGCGACATGGTCGACAAAAACTCTGATTTAGCATGCGACGACTTCTCGGCCTTATGCATAGCCAGCTCCAGTTTGTTGTTTAGGCGGGTCTGTTCATCACCTATATTTTTTAACTGGCGCATGCTCATTACAAAAGCGTGGTAAAAGTGGCTGATCACGAATATGGTAAGCAAAAAATTGGCAAACACGCAGATAATTACGGTAGATTGTTCAATTTTTTCGGGCTTGAAATTGATGATGTAGCTGGTTTCGTATTGTAATACAAAAAAGCTCAGTATGGGCAACAGGTTGGCCAGTGAATAGAATATGCCCCAGCGATGCCCCAGCATATAAAAGGAGAACAGCACGATCAGGATGATGATCTGTACTGTAATCATGTTTACATCCTGCAGGGTGATGAAAACATTCTCAAGGTTGATAAGCGTACCTATAATCAGCATACCGTGCGATATAAGCGCCCAGTCCGGTTTATAGGTAAGGTACTTGAACATACCCATAACGCTTAACAGAAGCGCCGCTGATGAAATAACAATGGCAGGCTGACTTTGGTAATTAACGCTGGCGAGCAGCAGCAGCATAGACACCATTACGAATAAAAGGCCGTAATAAAGCAGTTTAATACGTGCCTGATCGAGCAGGGACTGCCCGTTATGTAAAATTCGATTTAGTGAAAAATTTAAAAAGCCGGCCCGATTGCTCATGGATAATTTGCGTTCAAAAAAATCGGAAGCGGGTGGGGTAAACCCGCCCCCGTTAATTTATACATGCAATTAGTTAGCCAAAGCCGCGAGGCTTGCCTCAACCACGGCCAGCTTAGCTTCGGCATCCGCCTTCTTCTGCTGCTCGTTTTGTATCAGATCAGGTTTGGCATTCTGCATAAAGCGTTCATTACCCAGCATTCCGTTAACCTTGTTTAACAAACGAGATAACCGCTCTTTTTCTTTTTCCAAACGATCTTTTTCAGCTTCAATATCAATATTCAGTGCAAGGGGCACAAAAAACTCATCGGTATAGGCCATAAAGGCAACCGCGCCATCAACTTTGGCATCCACAAAACTGAAGGCGCTAACGTTGGCAAGCTTTTGGATTACACCGGTATAGCGCTTGTAATCGATACCTGAATTTATTTTTCCCGAAAGTTGTAAACTTTCTTTGGGGGAGAGCTGATTTTTGCTCCTTACGTTACGTACTTGCCCTATAATGGATATCACGACATCCATGTCGCTAATCAGCTGTGTATTTACTTCCCCATTTGCAGGCATTTGCGCCACAATACAACAATCTTTTTCCCCACGTTCGCCAAACAATTTGTCATGCCACAACTCCTCTGTAATAAACGGCATAAACGGATGCAGCAATTTTAAAATATCTTCAAAGTAGCTGATGGTAACGTTATAAGTATGGCGGTCAATAGGTTTTTGATAAGCAGGTTTTATCATTTCCAGGTACCAGGCACAAAAGTCATCCCACACCAGTTTATAGGTGCTCATCAACGCTTCAGACAGGCGGTATTGCCCAAAGTTATCTTCAATTTCAACCAGGGCCTGATTAAAGCGGCTTTTAAACCACTCAATGGCAATGTTGTTAGGGCATTCCAGGCTATTATCAACTTCCCAGCCTTTAACTAACAAAAAGGCATTCCATATTTTGTTACCAAAGCTGCTGCCCCATTTGCAGTGCTCCTCGTCAAACATCAAATCATTACCCGCCGGTGACGAACGCAGCATACCAATACGCACGCCATCGGCACCATATTTTTCGATCAGGTCAAGCGGATCAGGCGAGTTGCCTAATGATTTCGACATTTTGCGGCCAAGCTTATCGCGCACAATACCGGTGAGGTATACATTGCGGAAAGGTATCTCCTGGCGCCATTCCAAACCCGCCATAATCATACGCGCTACCCAGAAGAATAATATCTCGGGCGCGGTAACCAGGTCGTTAGTTGGGTAGTAGTATTTTATCTCCTCGTTATCCGGCTCGGCAATGCCGTTGAATACGGATATTGGCCATAACCATGACGAGAACCAGGTATCCACCACATCGTCTTCCTGGCGCAGCGTAGTAAAAGTTAAGCCTGCTTTTTCAAATTCATACTTTGCTTCATCTTCGGTTTTGGCAACTACCCATTCGTTTTTCTCGTTGTACCAGGCCGGTATACGCTGCCCCCACCAAAGCTGGCGACTGATGTTCCAGTCCTTCACGTTCTCCATCCAGTGGCGGTAGGTGTTGATGAATTTTTCGGGGATCAGCTTAACCTCGCCGTTCAAAACCACATCAAGTGCGGGTTTCGCCATCTCGCTCATTTTACAGAACCACTGCATGGATAGCTTTGGCTCAATAATGGCATCCGTACGTTCTGAAAAACCTATCTGCGATTTATAATCCTCCGTTTTAGCTAACGAGCCGGCTTCCTCTAAAAGTACGGCGATCTTTTTGCGGGCGGCAAAGCGGTCTTCGCCAACCAGTATCTGCGCGCTTTCGTTCAGCGTGCCGTCATCGTTTAATATATCAATTACCTGCAGGTTGTGCTTTTGGCCCAACTGGTAGTCATTCAAATCGTGCGCCGGGGTAACCTTTAAGCAGCCTGTACCGAATTCCATATCCACATACTCATCCAGTATAACCGGTATTTCGCGGTTAATAAGCGGTATCAATACCTTTTTACCATGCAAATGCGTGTAGCGTTCATCATTCGGGTTGATGCAGATCGCGCTATCCGCCATAATGGTTTCCGGGCGCGTGGTGGCGATGGTGAGGAAGTCCGAAAATCCGGAAGTCGATAAGTCCGAAAGTACTTCTTGTTCTATTGCAGTTACTTCCTGCTTTTCATCATCACCTATTACAACCTGTGGTTTTTCATCTTCACTTCCGTCTTTCTGACTTTCGGACTTCCCGTCTTCCGGACTCAAAAAGTACTTGATATAATACAGCTTCTGGTTTACCTCTTTACGGTTAACTTCCTCGTCGCTAACGGCGGTTTTGCCTTGCGGGTCCCAGTTTACCATGCGTACGCCGCGGTATATCCAGCCTTTTTTGTACAGGTGGATAAACGTATCAATCACGGCCTCGCTCATGTGTGGGTCCATAGTGAAAGCGGTACGGTCCCAATCGCATGAGGCACCGAGTTTTTTAAGCTGTTCGAGTATGATGCCACCGTATTTTTCTTTCCACTCCCAGGCGTACTTCAAAAACTCATCGCGGGTAATATCCTTTTTGTTGATACCTTTTTCTTTGAGCATGGCCACAACCTTGGCTTCGGTGGCAATACTTGCGTGGTCAGTACCCGGTACCCAGCAGGCGTTTTTGCCTTTCATGCGGGCGCGGCGTATCAGCACATCCTGAATAGTATTGTTAAGCATGTGGCCCATGTGCAGCACACCGGTAACGTTTGGCGGCGGGATCACAATGGTGTAAGGCTCGCGCTCGTCGGGTACCGATTTAAAAAACTGCTGCTGCAACCAGTAGCTATACCATTTATCTTCAAATTCCTGTGGCTGATATTTACTCATAGTGCGCAAAAATATATAATTGGCATCATAGTTTATAGGTTGATAGTTAATGGTTCATGGTTCATAGTTGTAGAGCGCAGTAAAGTTTACAGTTCATTGTTGGTGAAGGTTTGTCATTACACAGATTAAATTGATGCCTGCAAAACGCCAATCTTCCCCATTTTACCATTAACTATGAACCATCAACTATAAACCAACTTTCCGCCCCACAATAATTTTACAATTACACAGTTATTGATAGTACATAACTTTTGATAGCATGAAAGCACTGTCGTTCAACAGGTTTGTACACGAGATGTTTAAAAAATCGGGGCTTGAGTTCCTGATCAACTGGTTTAACCGGTAACAGCAATTGCGTAATTACATAGCATTTGCATAACTTTAATTTCACAACAACTGACCACAGATGAAATTAAAGTACCTGAGTTTAGCACTCCCTGCATTGCTATGCGCTTCTACAGCTACGTTTGCCCAGAGCGGCAGCAATAATCAGCCTCAAAAATTTATTGATACCCAAAATATGGACACCGCCGTTAAACCCGGTGATGACTTTTTTGAATATGCCAACGGCGGCTGGCTTAAACGCAACGAAATTCCCGCCAAGCAAACCCGTTGGGGCAGTTTTATCATGCTGAGGCAGGAGAGTACCGATAACCTGATCAGCATCCTGAACGAGGTGAGCCAACAAAGCAATCATCCAAAAGGCAGCGTAAAACAACGCACCGGCGATCTGTATGCCAGCGCCATGGATAGCCTCGCCATCGAAAAAAAGGGTTATATCCCTGTTAAAACCGACCTGAAACGTATTGACAAGATTGCCTCTGTACAAGGTGTTGTTAACGAATTGGTTTTTCAGCGTGTTAACGGTTTGGGTAGCCCGCTGTTTGGCTTTGGTGTGGGGCAGGACTCAAAAAATCCGACCAAATATATTGTTAGCCTCGGCCAGGGCGGTACTACGTTGCCTGATCGCGATTATTACCTGAAAAACGATGCCCGCAGTCAGAAAATACAGGAAGCGTATAAAAAATATATTGTTGAATTGTTTAGCTTAACCGGCGTTGCCGCCGATGCCGCGGAGAAGAATGCCGCAGCCATCTGGCAAATAGAGAAAACGTTGGCCAACGCCCAGCTGTCGCGTGTAGCCATGCGCGACCCGAATGCTACTTACAATAAGTTCACGGTAGCAGATTTTAGCAAGACCACGCCAAACCTTAACTGGGTTGTCCTGCTGCCCAAGCTGAAAACCCCGGGGCAAGACTCCATGCTGGTATCAAACCCGGCATTTATGAAAACGGTGGATTCACTGCTAACTGCCACCCCGATTGCCGATATAAAGGTATACCTGAAATGGAATGTGCTTAAAGGCGCGGCCGGTTCATTAAGCTCGCCCTTTGTGAAGGCTAACTTTGAGTTTAACAAAGTACTTAGCGGCCAAAAAGTACAGGCGCCGCGCAGCGAGCGCATGTCGGCCCTGGTTGATGGCAGTTTGGGTGAATTGTTAGGACAGCTTTACGTGGATAAGTATTTTCCGGCTGCGGCTAAGCAGTATATGGAAAAACTTGTGAACAACCTTAAAGTGGCCTACGCCGAGCACATCAAAAACCTGGATTGGATGAGCGACGAAACCAAGGCGCGTGCCCTTAAAAAGCTAAACGCCTTCACGGTTAAAATCGGTTATCCGGATAAATGGCAAACCTATGATGGCCTGAACATTAGCCGTAATGATTACGCGGGCAACCTGCGCAATATCTCAATATGGCGATATAATTATATGGTGAGTAGGCTGGGTAAACCGGTTGACAAAACCCGCTGGGGCATGACACCGCCAACCGTTAACGCTTACTATAACTCGGTAAATAATGAGATCGTTTTCCCGGCAGGCATACTGCGCTTTCCGTTTTTTGATTTTAAGGCTGATGATGCTATTAACTACGGTGGTATAGGCGCGGTTATAGGGCACGAGATCACCCACGGATTTGACGATCAGGGCCGTAAGTATGATGCCGATGGTACCCTGCGCGACTGGTGGACTGCCGCCGATGCCGAAAAATTCAAACAACGCAGCGACAAAGTAGTGGAGCAATACAATGTCCTTGCTGTGTTAGATACCATGCATGTAAACGGCCGCTTAACCCTCGGCGAAAACCTGGCCGATTTGGGTGGGTTAAGCATTGCTTACGATGCCTGGAAGAAAACAAAACAGGGCCAAAGCGGCGAAAAGATTGATGGCTTTACGCCCGATCAGCGTTTC
This genomic interval from Mucilaginibacter defluvii contains the following:
- a CDS encoding translesion error-prone DNA polymerase V autoproteolytic subunit — protein: MFLSTIQCGFPSPAEDYLEEVLSLDDICISNPASTFLGRVSGSSLKDICIYSGDIVVIDKSLTAVHRDLVVCAIDGEFNAKILHIDPLQGIRLLSANSEFAPIEIKELTDFRVWGVITFVIQDIKNRSNDWHY
- a CDS encoding Y-family DNA polymerase; translated protein: MIGIIDCNNFYASCERNFMPSLNGVPVVVFSNNDGAIIARSEEAKELGIDMAVPIFEVKKLMKVYNIKGFSSNYTLYGDMSKRIKYIIRKFFSEVEDYSIDESFVSCKGFEYRDLFSYVKDARDKISHWSGVPVTIGVAPTKTLSKLANRIAKKKFRAIGVYIIDSEEKRIDALHTTDIKDLWGVGRRITVRLNKFNIYTAYDLSKVDTDWAKKNFSVVLQRTVYELQGISCIPLELVEPAKQNIASQKSFGIFQTEFEPMAEALANYTARVAEKLRRQGFVAGGITVWLGTNNFSKTDKQYFPEISTVCDVPTDYTPYLIKRAVEGLKVIYRKGYLYKRVGVMLTDLRNNYDGTQNLFHSNSRDKEIEIIRRMDRINRLNGRDTIRSAQQGFNHEWKMRQETLTPKYTTRLSDIIIIK
- the holA gene encoding DNA polymerase III subunit delta — encoded protein: MTATDILKDLKNRKFKPVYLLHGEEPYYIDLISNYIEHNALPAAERGFNQTVLYGKDTDIMTVLNAAKRYPMMADHQVVLVKEAQEMKWGKDDDDKKHINPILAYLENPLPSTILVFCHKYGKFDKRKKTYKAIDKNGLVFESTSLYDNKIPGWIEAFVQEKGYRASQQATALLADYLGNDLSKIANELEKLMLNVPQGEEITLKHIQHNIGISKEYNVFELQAALGKKDVLKTNQIINYFEANPKANPIVLLFGNLNNYFSKVLVYHYVKDKTPQNLAKEMGVNPYFIKDYEQAARNYNFAKTMQIIGLLREYDLKSKGVESNLPPGELMRELMFKILH
- a CDS encoding type I restriction enzyme HsdR N-terminal domain-containing protein, which gives rise to MSLLQPLALPPYPFKITEANGQLTLFDELRKRTIIITPEEWVRQHFVQYLINQKQYPKALMRLEGGLKLNGMSRRTDIVVFNRQGERILMVECKAPSVNIDQKVFDQIARYNMAHKVSLLVVTNGLSHYYCRVDHKAGSYQFIHDLPGFNEL
- a CDS encoding ATP-binding protein, with translation MSNRAGFLNFSLNRILHNGQSLLDQARIKLLYYGLLFVMVSMLLLLASVNYQSQPAIVISSAALLLSVMGMFKYLTYKPDWALISHGMLIIGTLINLENVFITLQDVNMITVQIIILIVLFSFYMLGHRWGIFYSLANLLPILSFFVLQYETSYIINFKPEKIEQSTVIICVFANFLLTIFVISHFYHAFVMSMRQLKNIGDEQTRLNNKLELAMHKAEKSSHAKSEFLSTMSHEIRTPLNAVIGMTNLLLMNQPRTDQKENLDILKFSASNLLSIVNDVLDFNKIESGKVSFENIRINLPELLNNICGGFTQKAEEKGLLFKLDIDSRLRNKVFFGDPTRITQIIFNLVSNAIKFTQQGNVWVRATCIEDRHNTSTVLFSVKDTGIGISPNNLEAIFEPFAQENVTVTRQYGGTGLGLAIVKRLLELQGLQLNVNSKPGVGSEFSFQMQFDVSTEVAEPVESTSPASDANDLSHLQVLIAEDNMVNVMLMKKLLSKWKIVPTIAENGAMAVQKLQYGNFDIVLMDLQMPVMDGFEAAREIRKLADPKKSGTPIIALTASALFDIQEQVYASGMNNYVSKPFKPEDLFEKMQTLAALAS
- a CDS encoding valine--tRNA ligase — protein: MSKYQPQEFEDKWYSYWLQQQFFKSVPDEREPYTIVIPPPNVTGVLHMGHMLNNTIQDVLIRRARMKGKNACWVPGTDHASIATEAKVVAMLKEKGINKKDITRDEFLKYAWEWKEKYGGIILEQLKKLGASCDWDRTAFTMDPHMSEAVIDTFIHLYKKGWIYRGVRMVNWDPQGKTAVSDEEVNRKEVNQKLYYIKYFLSPEDGKSESQKDGSEDEKPQVVIGDDEKQEVTAIEQEVLSDLSTSGFSDFLTIATTRPETIMADSAICINPNDERYTHLHGKKVLIPLINREIPVILDEYVDMEFGTGCLKVTPAHDLNDYQLGQKHNLQVIDILNDDGTLNESAQILVGEDRFAARKKIAVLLEEAGSLAKTEDYKSQIGFSERTDAIIEPKLSMQWFCKMSEMAKPALDVVLNGEVKLIPEKFINTYRHWMENVKDWNISRQLWWGQRIPAWYNEKNEWVVAKTEDEAKYEFEKAGLTFTTLRQEDDVVDTWFSSWLWPISVFNGIAEPDNEEIKYYYPTNDLVTAPEILFFWVARMIMAGLEWRQEIPFRNVYLTGIVRDKLGRKMSKSLGNSPDPLDLIEKYGADGVRIGMLRSSPAGNDLMFDEEHCKWGSSFGNKIWNAFLLVKGWEVDNSLECPNNIAIEWFKSRFNQALVEIEDNFGQYRLSEALMSTYKLVWDDFCAWYLEMIKPAYQKPIDRHTYNVTISYFEDILKLLHPFMPFITEELWHDKLFGERGEKDCCIVAQMPANGEVNTQLISDMDVVISIIGQVRNVRSKNQLSPKESLQLSGKINSGIDYKRYTGVIQKLANVSAFSFVDAKVDGAVAFMAYTDEFFVPLALNIDIEAEKDRLEKEKERLSRLLNKVNGMLGNERFMQNAKPDLIQNEQQKKADAEAKLAVVEASLAALAN
- a CDS encoding M13 family metallopeptidase; protein product: MKLKYLSLALPALLCASTATFAQSGSNNQPQKFIDTQNMDTAVKPGDDFFEYANGGWLKRNEIPAKQTRWGSFIMLRQESTDNLISILNEVSQQSNHPKGSVKQRTGDLYASAMDSLAIEKKGYIPVKTDLKRIDKIASVQGVVNELVFQRVNGLGSPLFGFGVGQDSKNPTKYIVSLGQGGTTLPDRDYYLKNDARSQKIQEAYKKYIVELFSLTGVAADAAEKNAAAIWQIEKTLANAQLSRVAMRDPNATYNKFTVADFSKTTPNLNWVVLLPKLKTPGQDSMLVSNPAFMKTVDSLLTATPIADIKVYLKWNVLKGAAGSLSSPFVKANFEFNKVLSGQKVQAPRSERMSALVDGSLGELLGQLYVDKYFPAAAKQYMEKLVNNLKVAYAEHIKNLDWMSDETKARALKKLNAFTVKIGYPDKWQTYDGLNISRNDYAGNLRNISIWRYNYMVSRLGKPVDKTRWGMTPPTVNAYYNSVNNEIVFPAGILRFPFFDFKADDAINYGGIGAVIGHEITHGFDDQGRKYDADGTLRDWWTAADAEKFKQRSDKVVEQYNVLAVLDTMHVNGRLTLGENLADLGGLSIAYDAWKKTKQGQSGEKIDGFTPDQRFFLSWAQVWRSKQLAETAAQRILTDPHSPEEHRTNAPLTNIDAWYKAFNVQPGDKMYKKPEDRAKIW